One window from the genome of Nicotiana sylvestris chromosome 9, ASM39365v2, whole genome shotgun sequence encodes:
- the LOC104244864 gene encoding putative E3 ubiquitin-protein ligase RF298, giving the protein MVDHNSTDDSNEKSLVHSDQEKGSRNKRKFLSEFPPSDSPVLSLTEFPRYELLEKKLHSTLNQLKSLDGGCQQGVERSADGDWEEPITCQLEELLSQNLSATFRSAVKRIVECGYSEEIAERVILRSGLYHGTKDTVSNIVDGALALLSREKDFDTSRHLAFSDLHGLVEYTMLEMVCVLREVKPAFTVAEAMWCLLIWDLNLVHACTVEGDILDELCSQESPGNSSKTEASETTQSNPDKLQLSKPSIPIAQSKVAVASAAPQEPTSKNSHVRQAAIGKGSSVPLPEAEAKSLPTSSRGHKQNPSKAAVLEDKLGAGRKGSSLNSKKDLLRQKTFQFEKNYKGRMGKGSIKAKLSAWGNMVMDKTLNPLSGSSGAATKSSSSKVNTSVKNNSPIAEGSSDSLRPCSSTAPATDDSGVQHTVIPSPAVNKKDPSSLALDPKSSVKAPGGSTTSSSEVPDYYAGIAYDESLGKYVPQNERDAAILLLTPHMKTLQKELQRWTDWANEKVMQAARRLGKDQAELKMLRQEKEDAERSQKETQMLEESTTKRLSEMEHALSNASGQIELAGSTLHRLEGENAVLKKEMDAAKLFSAVSAINMHKALATEQETVKKYQAGEVEKRSLQEELSMLKHETSDLQQRQEKVNKRLDQFEVLWKQEERQKQRFVQQADSLKAEREQLGVQGKAAENNLREKAESSMQKLKENIRKLESEISQLKLQSESSKIEALKRGINVGLPPNIRKSLAGYEDNFGSTVKMERECVMCMTEEMSVVFLPCAHQVLCAKCNMLHEKQGMNDCPSCRTPIKMRINVRFAHS; this is encoded by the exons ATGGTTGATCATAACAGCACTGATGATTCCAATGAAAAGTCATTGGTGCATTCTGACCAGGAAAAAGGAAGTAGGAACAAGAGGAAGTTCTTATCTGAGTTTCCTCCTAGTGATTCACCTGTCCTGTCTCTTACTGAGTTTCCAAGATATGAATTATTAGAGAAAAAACTGCACAGCACTCTTAATCAGCTCAAGTCATTGGATGGTGGGTGTCAACAAGGAGTGGAAAGGTCAGCAGATGGAGATTGGGAAGAACCAATAACATGTCAACTCGAGGAACTTTTATCACAAAACCTGTCTGCTACTTTCCGGAGTGCAGTCAAGAGGATTGTTGAGTGTGGATACAGTGAGGAAATTGCTGAACGGGTTATATTGAGGAGTGGCCTCTATCATGGTACCAAAGATACCGTCTCAAATATCGTCGATGGTGCTTTGGCTTTACTAAGTAGGGAAAAGGATTTTGATACCTCTAGACATCTCGCGTTTTCTGATTTACATGGGCTGGTAGAGTACACCATGCTGGAGATGGTATGTGTGCTGAGGGAGGTTAAGCCAGCTTTCACAGTTGCTGAAGCAATGTGGTGCCTCTTAATATGGGACTTGAACCTGGTACATGCATGTACAGTGGAAGGTGATATTCTTGATGAGTTATGCAGTCAAGAAAGTCCAGGCAATAGCTCGAAGACTGAGGCTTCTGAGACTACTCAGTCAAACCCGGATAAACTACAGTTGTCAAAACCTTCCATCCCTATTGCTCAATCCAAAGTTGCTGTTGCTAGTGCAGCCCCTCAAGAACCGACTTCTAAAAATTCACATGTTCGTCAAGCGGCAATAGGGAAAGGAAGTTCGGTACCTCTTCCAGAAGCAGAGGCTAAATCCTTACCCACCAGCAGCAGGGGGCATAAGCAGAATCCCTCGAAAGCAGCAGTGTTAGAAGATAAGTTGGGAGCTGGTAGAAAGGGGTCATCCCTAAACTCCAAGAAGGATCTTCTTAGGCAAAAGACATTTCAGTTTGAGAAAAATTACAAAGGCCGTATGGGTAAGGGTTCCATTAAGGCAAAACTCTCTGCCTGGGGCAATATGGTTATGGACAAGACACTCAACCCTCTGTCAGGTTCTTCTGGTGCAGCAACGAAGAGTTCTTCCTCTAAAGTAAATACTTCAGTTAAAAACAATAGTCCTATAGCAGAAGGAAGTTCTGATAGTCTACGCCCTTGTTCATCCACTGCACCTGCAACTGACGACTCTGGCGTGCAACATACTGTTATTCCATCGCCAGCTGTAAACAAAAAGGATCCTTCATCATTAGCTTTGGATCCTAAGTCTAGTGTAAAGGCCCCAGGCGGCAGCACAACTAGCTCTTCTGAGGTTCCAGATTATTATGCTGGTATCGCATATGATGAGTCTCTGGGGAAATATGTCCCTCAAAATGAGAGAGATGCTGCTATTTTGTTGCTAACTCCCCATATGAAAACACTGCAGAAAGAGCTCCAACGGTGGACTGATTGGGCAAATGAGAAGGTAATGCAGGCTGCTCGGAGGCTTGGCAAGGACCAGGCGGAGCTTAAAATGTTGAGGCAAGAGAAAGAAGATGCTGAAAGATCTCAAAAGGAAACACAAATGCTGGAGGAAAGCACCACAAAGAGGCTTTCCGAGATGGAGCATGCATTGTCAAATGCTAGTGGCCAGATTGAGTTGGCTGGTTCTACTCTTCACAGGCTGGAGGGGGAGAATGCTGTGCTAAAGAAGGAGATGGACGCCGCCAAGCTCTTTTCCGCAGTGTCTGCTATAAACATGCATAAAGCTTTAGCAACAGAGCAGGAGACAGTGAAGAAGTATCAAGCAGGAGAGGTGGAGAAGCGCTCATTGCAGGAGGAACTCTCTATGCTCAAGCATGAAACATCTGATTTACAGCAGCGACAAGAGAAAGTCAACAAGCGCCTGGACCAGTTTGAG GTTCTATGGAAGCAGGAGGAAAGGCAGAAACAAAGGTTTGTACAGCAAGCCGATTCCTTGAAAGCTGAAAGAGAACAACTCGGTGTTCAGGGAAAAGCAGCGGAGAATAATTTGAGAGAAAAGGCAGAGAGCAGCATGCAAAAGCTTAAAGAAAATATCCGAAAGCTTGAGAGTGAAATCTCTCAGTTGAAATTGCAGTCTGAAAGTTCAAAAATAGAGGCACTTAAAAGAGGCATTAATGTGGGGCTACCTCCTAATATCAGAAAGAGTTTAGCAGGCTATGAGGATAATTTTGGCTCTACAGTAAAGATGGAGAGGGAGTGTGTTATGTGTATGACTGAGGAGATGTCGGTGGTTTTTCTCCCTTGTGCACATCAAGTCCTTTGTGCAAAATGCAACATGCTTCATGAAAAGCAAGGAATGAATGACTGCCCTTCTTGTAGGACCCCAATTAAGATGCGGATTAATGTCCGCTTTGCTCATTCTTAA